From a region of the Mercurialis annua linkage group LG1-X, ddMerAnnu1.2, whole genome shotgun sequence genome:
- the LOC126657587 gene encoding flagellar radial spoke protein 5 has translation MSSLHYSFPGFFSTLKPSKTRFDTARLGASNSVQCCTATTAEPRRVTVKNGNDSLDICRVLNGMWQTGGGWGRIDRDDAVDAMLQYADAGLSTFDMADHYGPAEDLYGIFINRVRRERPPELLEQIRGLTKWVPPPVKMTSSYVRENIDISRKRMDVSSLDMLQFHWWDYSNSGYLDALKHLADLKEEGKIKTVALTNFDTERLQIILENEIPIVSNQVQHSIVDMRPQQKMAELCQLTGVKLITYGTVMGGLLSEKFLDTNLSIPFAGPPLNTPSLQKYKRMIDAWGGWRQFQVLLQTLKRISSKHGVSIPTVAVKYILDQPAVAGSMIGVRLGLSQHVKDANAIFSLVLDEEDINSIREVSEKGKDLIEVIGDCGDEYRRI, from the exons ATGTCATCCCTTCACTATTCTTTCCCTGGTTTCTTCTCCACCTTAAAACCCAGCAAAACTCGTTTCGACACAGCCCGACTCGGTGCTTCTAACTCAGTTCAATGCTGCACCGCCACTACCGCCGAGCCACGCCGAGTCACTGTAAAGAACGGCAACGATTCACTCGACATATGCAGAGTCCTCAATGGTATGTGGCAAACAGGCGGTGGGTGGGGCCGTATTGACCGGGATGACGCCGTTGATGCCATGCTTCAGTACGCCGATGCCGGGCTTTCCACTTTCGATATGGCTGATCACt ATGGACCCGCTGAAGATCTTTATGGCATTTTCATCAATCGAGTTCGTCGTGAACGCCCACCAGAGCTCTTGGAACAGATTAGAGG TCTTACCAAGTGGGTGCCACCACCAGTTAAGATGACAAGTAGTTATGTCAGGGAGAACATCGATATTTCAAGGAAGAGAATGGACGTGTCGTCCTTAGACATGCTTCAGTTTCATTG GTGGGACTATTCCAATTCCGGTTACCTTGATGCCCTGAAACACCTGGCTGACCTCAAAGAAGAag GCAAAATTAAAACCGTTGCTTTGACAAATTTTGACACCGAGAGGTTACAAATTATTCTCGAAAATGAAATCCCTATTGTCAGCAATCAG GTGCAGCATTCAATTGTAGATATGCGCCCTCAACAGAAAATGGCCGAGCTTTGTCAGCTAACAGGGGTTAAACTTATAAC GTATGGGACTGTAATGGGTGGGCTTCTATCGGAGAAGTTCCTTGACACGAACTTGTCCATTCCTTTTGCTGGACCCCCATTGAACACTCCATCTCTGCAAAAGTACAAAAGG ATGATAGATGCTTGGGGAGGATGGCGTCAGTTTCAGGTTTTGCTGCAGACACTTAAAAGGATATCCTCTAAACACGGAGTCTCGATTCCGACTGTTGCTGTAAAATACATACTAGACCAG CCGGCAGTAGCGGGATCAATGATAGGCGTCCGGCTTGGTTTATCGCAACACGTCAAAGACGCCAATGCTATATTTTCACTGGTTCTGGATGAGGAAGATATAAATAGCATACGAGAAGTTTCGGAGAAGGGAAAAGATCTAATTGAAGTGATCGGAGATTGTGGAGACGAATATAGGCGCATATAA
- the LOC126678542 gene encoding cytochrome P450 94C1, which produces MELLSDHLLSISGIFSLIFFGFTILFSLFSLLIFLIRLKPWCNCEICKSYVTASWTKDFDNLCDWYTHLLKKSPTGTIHIHVLGNIITSNPENVEYILKTNFENYPKGKPFFTLLGDLLGRGIFNVDGDSWRFQRKMASLELGSVSIRTHAFELVMSEIKNRLIPLFSSVSSNPNNQEKGVSVLDLQDVFRRFSFDNICKFSFGLDPGCLKLSLPISEFALAFDTASRLSAERALAPSPLIWKVKRYLNIGSEKKLKTAIKMVNSLAEEMITHRKNQDFRNNKDLLSRFMGSINNDDKYLRDIVISFLLAGRDTIASGLTSFFWLISQNPEVESAIRNESDRVLGSSHTELTSYEQLKELHYLNAAIYESMRLFPPVQFDSKFSEEDDKLPDGTFVSKGSRVTYHQYAMGRMETTWGQDCLEFKPERWLKNGVYVPESPYKYPVFQAGFRVCLGKDLALVEMKSVALSVIRAFNIRVMDPNQAPRFSPGLTATVRGGLPVVIQEREKETST; this is translated from the coding sequence ATGGAGCTTTTGTCTGATCATTTGCTATCAATCTCAGGCATTTTCAGCTTGATTTTCTTCGGGTTTACCATATTATTCTCTCTATTCTCTTTGTTAATCTTTCTAATTAGGCTAAAACCATGGTGTAATTGTGAGATTTGCAAGAGTTATGTAACAGCCAGTTGGACTAAGGATTTTGATAATCTTTGTGATTGGTATACTCATCTTCTCAAAAAATCTCCCACTGGTACAATTCATATTCATGTTCTTGGCAATATTATTACTTCAAATCCTGAAAATGTCGAATATATTCTCAAAACAAACTTTGAAAATTACCCAAAAGGTAAACCTTTTTTCACTCTTTTGGGTGATCTTTTAGGTCGAGGAATTTTCAATGTTGATGGTGATTCTTGGAGATTTCAGAGAAAAATGGCGAGTTTGGAACTCGGCAGTGTTTCTATAAGAACTCATGCTTTTGAACTCGTGATGAGTGAAATCAAGAACCGATTAATTCCTCTCTTTTCTTCAGTCTCAAGTAATCCTAATAATCAAGAAAAGGGTGTCAGTGTTCTTGATTTACAAGATGTTTTCAGAAGATTTTCTTTtgataatatttgtaaattttcaTTCGGTTTAGATCCCGGCTGCTTAAAATTATCTCTACCAATTTCTGAGTTCGCACTCGCTTTTGACACCGCGTCAAGATTATCAGCGGAACGGGCATTAGCTCCGTCGCCGTTGATATGGAAGGTCAAAAGGTATTTAAATATCGGATCGGAGAAGAAACTTAAAACAGCCATCAAAATGGTGAACTCGCTCGCCGAAGAGATGATAACTCACCGGAAAAATCAAGATTTCAGGAACAACAAAGACCTTTTATCAAGATTCATGGGATCAATCAACAACGACGACAAATATCTTCGAGATATTGTAATAAGTTTCCTTTTAGCTGGTCGTGATACGATCGCATCTGGTTTAACGAGTTTCTTCTGGTTAATATCACAAAACCCGGAAGTTGAATCAGCGATCAGAAACGAGTCAGACCGAGTTTTGGGTTCGAGCCATACTGAGTTAACAAGCTATGAACAGTTGAAAGAATTACATTACCTTAACGCTGCTATTTATGAAAGTATGAGACTTTTCCCTCCGGTTCAATTTGATTCAAAATTCTCTGAAGAAGATGATAAATTACCAGATGGTACATTTGTTAGTAAAGGGAGTAGGGTTACGTATCATCAATACGCAATGGGTAGAATGGAGACTACATGGGGACAAGATTGTCTTGAATTTAAACCTGAAAGATGGTTAAAAAATGGAGTTTATGTACCGGAAAGTCCGTACAAGTACCCGGTTTTTCAAGCCGGGTTTAGGGTTTGTTTAGGTAAAGATTTGGCATTAGTAGAGATGAAAAGTGTAGCTCTTTCTGTGATTAGAGCATTTAATATTCGAGTCATGGATCCAAATCAGGCTCCGAGATTCTCTCCGGGTCTTACAGCCACCGTGAGAGGTGGATTACCGGTGGTGATTCAAGAAAGGGAAAAGGAAACCTCTACATGA
- the LOC126657597 gene encoding uncharacterized protein LOC126657597 isoform X3 produces MLTSLKGIVNDQFCFIQTLKTVEEPDRVVQLINTYCTDVEAILLELTRYMELPEVNFLNLEALAHQIEEKSLSIGAEHMRLACAGLIQACHDMQKRNTFRELSWMKSEFSRTRSKLHVFVQTERKVLRLEKKQQK; encoded by the exons ATGCTTACATCATTAAAG GGAATTGTGAACGATCAGTTTTGTTTCATCCAAACCTTGAAAACTGTGGAAGAGCCCGATCGTGTTGTACAGTTGATCAATACATACTGCACTGATGTGGAAGCAATCTTGTTGGAGCTAACAAGATACAT GGAGCTTCCtgaagttaattttttaaacttagAAGCACTAGCACATCAAATAGAGGAGAAGAGCTTATC AATCGGTGCTGAGCATATGAGGCTCGCATGTGCTGGTCTTATTCAGGCTTGTCATGATATGCAAAAGAGGAA TACTTTTCGTGAACTCAGTTGGATGAAGAGTGAATTTTCACGTACTCGAAGCAAATTGCATGTATTTGTTCAG ACGGAACGGAAGGTTTTGAGACTCGAGAAGAAGCAACAAAAATGA
- the LOC126657597 gene encoding uncharacterized protein LOC126657597 isoform X2 — MASYAYIIKGETLGIVNDQFCFIQTLKTVEEPDRVVQLINTYCTDVEAILLELTRYMELPEVNFLNLEALAHQIEEKSLSIGAEHMRLACAGLIQACHDMQKRNWMKSEFSRTRSKLHVFVQTERKVLRLEKKQQK, encoded by the exons ATGGCTTCGTATGCTTACATCATTAAAGGTGAAACCTTG GGAATTGTGAACGATCAGTTTTGTTTCATCCAAACCTTGAAAACTGTGGAAGAGCCCGATCGTGTTGTACAGTTGATCAATACATACTGCACTGATGTGGAAGCAATCTTGTTGGAGCTAACAAGATACAT GGAGCTTCCtgaagttaattttttaaacttagAAGCACTAGCACATCAAATAGAGGAGAAGAGCTTATC AATCGGTGCTGAGCATATGAGGCTCGCATGTGCTGGTCTTATTCAGGCTTGTCATGATATGCAAAAGAGGAA TTGGATGAAGAGTGAATTTTCACGTACTCGAAGCAAATTGCATGTATTTGTTCAG ACGGAACGGAAGGTTTTGAGACTCGAGAAGAAGCAACAAAAATGA
- the LOC126657597 gene encoding uncharacterized protein LOC126657597 isoform X1 — translation MASYAYIIKGETLGIVNDQFCFIQTLKTVEEPDRVVQLINTYCTDVEAILLELTRYMELPEVNFLNLEALAHQIEEKSLSIGAEHMRLACAGLIQACHDMQKRNTFRELSWMKSEFSRTRSKLHVFVQTERKVLRLEKKQQK, via the exons ATGGCTTCGTATGCTTACATCATTAAAGGTGAAACCTTG GGAATTGTGAACGATCAGTTTTGTTTCATCCAAACCTTGAAAACTGTGGAAGAGCCCGATCGTGTTGTACAGTTGATCAATACATACTGCACTGATGTGGAAGCAATCTTGTTGGAGCTAACAAGATACAT GGAGCTTCCtgaagttaattttttaaacttagAAGCACTAGCACATCAAATAGAGGAGAAGAGCTTATC AATCGGTGCTGAGCATATGAGGCTCGCATGTGCTGGTCTTATTCAGGCTTGTCATGATATGCAAAAGAGGAA TACTTTTCGTGAACTCAGTTGGATGAAGAGTGAATTTTCACGTACTCGAAGCAAATTGCATGTATTTGTTCAG ACGGAACGGAAGGTTTTGAGACTCGAGAAGAAGCAACAAAAATGA